The nucleotide sequence GCCGATAAGAGAGGGATTGCGGAGCGAGAGACTGAGAATACGTCTTTTCGTAAGCAAGTGAACGCACGGTACAAGAACTGACTTTCATGCACCACACTCTTAACGCTATTCCTAGGGCGACTGCGAAGACAAGGGGCCAGGACGTAGGCATGCACATTCAAAAAACTATCTTTCAAAGTGTTGCGATCACGATCTCTGCCATCGGCTTGAGTGGCTGCGCCACTATGACGAAGGGCTCGCACCAGGACGTGAAAATTTCAAGCACGCCCGGGGATGCGCAAGTAAGTCTTGACGGAACGACCATCGGCCATACGCCGATCAAGGCCTCCATGAGCCGCAAGACGGATCATACCGTTCGGCTGACCCATTCGGGGTATCTGCCGTATGTCGCGACGTTCCATCACAATACGCGCCATTCGGCGGGCGTTCGATTTCTTTTGAACGGGTGGGCAGGGATGGCGATCAACCATATGTCCGGAGCCGAGTATTCGATCAAGCCGGATCATCTGGACGCCAAGATGACTGCCAAACCGCCCGTTGGGCCGGTACCGGCTGCAGCCAGTAGTTCCCGCCAGGCGAGCAGCGTAGCCGTCGGTACCGCGGCTTCTGGCTCGTAGGAACACGCTTATAGATCGCTCACGGTTCTTGCCCGGGGCGGCCTATTACTCATAAGTCAAAAATATAGGCAACACTTGGGTGTTCGAACACGCCAGAGGCAAGTCTATGCACGTCTTTTATTTCTTAGTTGCATTTTAGATAATGAGTAAGCTTGATCCCTATAGCTTCACGCCGGATGGCGGTTAATCGCTGGCGTTCCGCGCGACAACCGCCGCGTTCACCCGGGCACGCAGCGAGCGCAGCCGATGATCGTGGATACCCTGCTCGTCGAGATGGGCCACGGTGCTGTTCAGATATTCCGCGGCCGAACCGATCATGCCGTGGCCGGTAGCCAGCATATCGATCACCGCCGAGTCTTCCAGCCGCCCGCAGAAGCTGTGGTGTGCGGTGTTGGCGACGAACGTCATGGCCGGCAGCGACGCGCCACCACGATCATATAGCGTGACCCAACGCGGCGTGTAAACTCCCGTGAGCATTTCGCGCCGCCAGATCATCAGCAGCTCGTGCTCCAGATCGTCCGGCGGCAGCCGCAGCGCCATGCCCCGGCAGGAGCCGCCCGGCACCAGGCCGAGCATCAACCCCGGCGCTTCAGCCGAACCGCGACCATGCGTCAGCCGAATGCGGAAATCGCGATGAAAACCATAAAGCAGAACGTCGAGCCATTTCGCGACCGGCACGCACGGGTTCCAAAGCAGCGACCCATAACCGAAGACCCATACACCCATGTCGAGATCGGCGGCGGGCGGCCGCTGCGCCAGCATCGCCTGAATCGAGTCCTGCATCTGCTCGTCGCTGATCATCGCGACATCCGGATGCGCCGTGGCCAGCGCTTGGCGTAATTCGTCCCGTTCGAGCACCTCGCGGGTAATCCCGTTGGGCAGCGGACGATGGCGCGGGTCGGATCGTGTCATGCGGTCATTATTACGCCGACCGGGCGCGGCTGGCTAAAAAGCGTCGGAACAGAGAACGGACCGAGTCGGCATGGTCAGCCCATTGACGATACGGGGCGAAGGCCGCTTTTGCGTTCGCGAATCACGGCTGACTTCTTCAGTCGGCATGACCTGCAGATCTTCGCTTGACGCACATCGCAAGACCTGAAATCGGTTGTGTGACCCCGGCTGTGCTCTTCAGGCCGCTACCCAACGTGCCGGTGATCGCGAATACGCTCGATCAAGAGTTCGGCCAGGCAGTCAGCCGCGCGGCTTGCCCGCCCCGGGCTGCGGTGTAGCCGAATATCCATGGTCGGTAGTTCGGGTAATCCTGTCGTGTCGGGATCCAGTATTTCAAGATCCGAGCCGAGCAAGCTCGGTATCGCGACGGTCACGGCGAGACCGACACTCACGGGTATCCGCTGGGTGGCGAATGCCTGACTTTCATAAGCAGTTCGCCAACGTCGACCAGCAGCATCCAGGCGTGCCGTTGCCGCGGTTCGGAACGCACAGACGCCCTGCAGGCTCAGGGCGAGCGGCAGGGGGCTCTGCAGGTGCGCGGTGGCGCCAGGAGCTGACACCCAGACCAGCGGTTCGCGACGGAGCCGGACGCCGCCCGAGGCGTCTGACTCGCGGGTCACGATTGCCATATCGATATCGCCGGCGCGGGTCTGCTCGATCAGATTCACACTGAGATCGGACCGTACCTCCATTTCCACCAACGGATAACGTTCGGCAAATAGGGTCAGCGTGCCGGGAATATACGGCGCGTAATCTACCGGCAGGCCGAGTCGAACGGTACCGGCGACTTCGCGTTCGGCCAGGCGCCCGCGCAACTCGCCATTGAGCCGCAGCATTTCTCGCGCATAGCCAAGCACTTCGCGACCAGGTCGAGTGGGCTCGATCGTTCGCGCATTGCGCGCCAGCAAGGCCACACCGAGTTCGGACTCAAGCCGACGCAGCTGCATGCTCACCGCCGACTGCGAGTAATTGAGTTGCTGGGCGGCCGTGGTGAAACTGCCGGTCGACACGACCGTGACGAAGCTTTGCAGCGCTTTGAGATCGAGGGTTCGGTGTCGCAAGAGGTATCACAAAAATTGATGAATTCCTCAAAAATTATCGTTTCACGAATAGCTTTCGCAAGGTCATCGTAGCGACGTTGCGATACCGAAGAGCCCGTCCGGTTCTCTCGAGATATTGCCGTTCACTCCCGACTATCGAACAGGTGAATAGGCTTCGGGCTTTTCTTGATCCCACAAGAGGCTATGCGATATGCGAGGGATCGATCCGTTTTACAAACCCACTTGGCGTATCGTCATTCTCAGCGGCGTGGTCGTCCTGCTGTGGGGACTAACGGCTTGGCTGCGGATGTTGGCCGGTAATATACCGCCGCTCGAACTGACCGGCATTGCGCTGGCCGGCGCGGCGGCCAGCAGTCGTCTGTTGCCCGGTACGTACGGTGCTTTCAGGACCGCGGTGCGTGATCATCGCTGGTATGCGTGGGTGGTCGTGGTAGCCGGCCTGATCGGTGGCGCAGCCTTCTATTTCGCGGCGCTCGCCTACGCGCCGGCCGCCCAGGTGGTTGTGATTACCTATAGCTGGCCGCTGCTGTTTGCCATGGCGAGCGACGTTTACAGCGGACGTCGGCCGGCGCCCACGACGTTTGTCAGTCTGTTGCTTGGATTGGCCGGCGTGTTTGTCATGCACGGTTCGATGCAGGCACCGTCGCCGGGGGCTTGGCTGGGCTATGTGGGCGGTCTGGCTTCCGGCTTGTGCTGGGTTGCGTATTCGCTGTTCCTGCAAGTCTATTCGCGCCCTGTAGGGTCGGCTTATCCTGCGTTTTTCACGGCCGCTGCGGTCACAGCCCTTGCGCTTCAGGCAGCCATCGGCGGACTCGTGTGGCCTGCTACGGTCGGCGCTTGGGTGGCCAGTGCGATGCTCGGTATCGGGCCCTACGGGCTCGGTTTTGTTGCCTGGGGCCATGTCGTGCGACATGGCCATCCGCGAATCGTGCCCGTATTGCCCTATGCGGTGCCGGCCGTTGCGGCCATTACGCTGGTCATGGCCGGTCGGGCGCAGCCCACGCTGTTCTTATTCGCCGGTTGTGTGCTGGTAACCATCGCCTGCGTGGTATCGACGCGTGTGCGCACGCTCTGACGTAGTGTATGTGATCTTTCAACGCTTGCGACCGGCGATATGATCGGCAGAGAGAAATAATAGGGACGGGCCACGAGTCGTGGACAACCTGCTCAAGCCGCATCATGCCGATGCACTTCTTCCAGATCGCAATCAGCCTGCAACCCATCCGGAACTTCTCCCTCGTACCCCTCACTGTCAGACTACCTATCGTGCCTTCGAATACACTGTCTTAAACGAGAGGGCGATAGGAGAATGTCATGCCTCGTTATTCTGAGGAACGCCGACAAGCCGTCGTGGCCAAGCTGCTGCCACCGCACGCGCTCAGTGCTTATGAGGTCGCCGACCAGGAAGGCATTCCGGTCGCCACCCTCTACAAATGGCGTAAGGAAGCCCGCGCCGAGGGGCGATGTCTGCCCAACGCCAGCGATCAGGGTGTCGAAGGTTGGTCATCCCAGGACAAGTTCGCGGCCGTGGTCGAGAGCGCGGCCATGAATGGCGAGCAGATCGCCGAATACTGTCGCCGACGCGGGCTGTTCCCCGAGCAGCTCCAGCGCTGGCGCCATGACTGCGAGCAGGCAGCGAGCCTGTCTCACGAGGATCGGCGCCAGGAGGCGGCTCAGACCCGGGAACAGCGGCGCCGCATCCGCGATCTCGAGCGCGAACTCAAACGCAAGGACGCCGCTTTGGCTGAGACGGCCGCGCTGTTGACCCTGTCAAAAAAAGCGCGGGCGATCTGGGGGGACGAGGAGTCATGATCAGCGCCCCGGATCGCCAACACGCCGTCACGCTGATCGAGCAAGCCCGGGCTCAGGGTGCCCGCCTGGAAACGGCCTGCCAAGTGCTGGGCCTCACCGCCCGTACCCCATCAGCGCTGGACACGCGATGGCGGCGTACAGGAAGACCAGCGCCCTTTAGCCGACCGGCCGGTGCCACCCCCTATCCGGTGCGCTTTGGAGTGGAATCCGCCTTCCCCCAAGTGCCTATGCCCTCGGTCTGTTCCGTTAACGTTGACGACCGACTGTGGATGCATCTGGCACATCATAGATATTATGCGAGAAGCCTGACGCCAAACGATGATCCAAAAGAGCTTGAAAAATATCTCTACAATTTTCAGCTGTCGGAATAATTTGGTTAAATTCGTCGAACTCGATATCTAAGCCATACTGTTGAGCGTTTAATCTCAAGTTTTCCATAAACTGAGCATTCTTGTAATGGCCTTTTTGCCTAATCGCAGAAGCTCTTCGCAACTGCATTTTATTATTTCCAACGTATTCTCTTATATGAGTTAAATCACTAAAAACTTCGTTGAACTCATTTTCCTCTATAAGATCAACGAAATCCTGTTTATGAGCGTTTTTATAACTCGCTACCGTTTCGAAGGAGCCTTTAGACCGAACGAATATAGTTTCATCTAATATAAAAAAATCTACATATTTCGAGATGTTGAAAGCCGGCTGCTCGTTGAGAGTTAATTCCTCGTCTACGAAGAATGTGTTTATCCCACCTATCATTTTCTTTGCCGACCAACTGTTATCTACCTTTCTTCCTGAGAGCAGAGCCCCGCCCTGATCGTCTACAACTTTTATTATATAAAAATCAGCATTTTTAATATGCTTTACTTTTTTATCTTTTTAGCCTCCTCCTCGTCGGATACTGCCTCAACAACTCTCGGTATATGCGTCTCAATCAACGGGATAGTTAGAGCGCTATTACTATTAGTATCCGTTAATAAACTATATGCATCGATTTCGGTTATTTTCTCTCGCTCAGACTCTAGACACTCCTTCAGCCGAGCGTCTAGCAGAGGGTCTGTTTCAATCCATCGTCCCGTGAATTTTGGGTCTTCGCTTCCGCCCGATTTCTTAAATATCCAAAGCGTTACCGTCGACTCATCCAGATTAAATTCGTGAAGATCGCAGAGACTACTCACCGTTTTCCCCAATCTCTTTACCGATTACTAAAACATGCCCAACGGAACTGTAGCTATACTTCGAACCAACCAAAATATCGACTTTAGACAATACTAATTTTTTTCTTATACTCCCCCCCTCCTAAACTTTTAAATTCCACTTCGTTTAGAGTCCACCCTAAGACAACTAACAAAGGGTTAAGAAGTATCAATCCAGCCCGATGTGTTATCCAAAATAGCCACAAGAAAAAAATGGCTCTTGTGACATGGTTTGAGCCAATCATCCGGTCAGAGCGTACAGGCCAAGGGGTGGTTCGGGCGTTGCGCTTTGCCGGATTTTGAGTTTGAAGTATTCGGTATCGAGCAGTCCGCGAGCGCGTTTACGGATCAACCCGATCGCGACGTGGCCGCCTTCGAGTCGGGCGGTGGTGATGGGGTGGGCCGCGTAGTTGCAGATCCCGGTGCGATGCCGCTGTAGCATCGCCACGAAGCGTTTCATGGGGGCCAGCCCGGTGGCCTCGGCCAAGGCACACCAGGCATCCAGGCGCTGGCCCATGACGGTGAAGCTCGCTGGGGCGTGCCACAGTTGCTGGAGCTGTTCTTTCAAGGCATAGACTGCGTTGAGCGGGCCATTGACGGCGAGCAACCGATCGAGTCGCGCGGCCTGGCTATCGCTCAAGCGTTCGGCGTTTTTGAGCAGCAGATAACGGCTGCCAACCAAGACCTGCTTGTCGGCGTGGGTTGCCCGCTTGAACTCGGTTCGGCGGACGGTATCGATCACCTTCGAATACTGCTGCATGACATGGAAGCGATCGAAGACGATGGCGGCGTTCGGCAACGCCTCGGCCACCGCCTGTTCAAAGGGCTTCCACATATCCATGGCTACGGCCTCGATGCCCTGGGCAACGGGCTCATCGAGCTGATCGAAAAACGCCGTCAGGCCGGCCTTGCGACGGCCCTCGGTGACCCATACCAGATCGCCGGACTCGAGGTCGTAGACGATGGTCAGATAATCATGGCCCTTGGCGCGGGCGACCTCGTCGACGCCCAGATGCCGCAGGCCGGTCAGTGCGCCAGGATCCAGAGCCGGCAGATCACGCGTCAACGCCCGTTCGTCCATAGCCTTGACCGTACGCCACGCCAGGCCGGTGTAAGCCGCGACGGCGGCGATGCTGATATGCCGAGCCAGTTGGCTGACAAACCGCGCATAGCGGCGTGTGAAGCCATGGCCGGGCTCGACGAACGACAGCCGTTCCATACGGCGATCCGTCGCCCCGATCTTGAGCTGACAGTACGCGATCGAGAGCGTCACTGAGCGGCCCCAGATCGGCAGATCCTGAACCTCGCGACGCAGCCGTCGATTGACGGTGCCTCGTGCGCCGCTCCGGTGATCCACCGGCACGAAGCGGCGATCGCGGTCGCAGTGAAACACCAGCGTGCCACGAGCTTCGTCCCACGCCACGCCCTTGACGCACTGCCCGCGCAGACCAACAATCCAACTTGGGATGGTTGCCGCCATCTACAAACCCCTTCTGTATTTGTGTAGGAGCTTGTATTGAAACGGATTTGTCGGCGGCAGTCATCCCTCTCTAGCGCATGTCAGTGCAGAAGAGCCAAAAAAATAACGAATCCAAGAACTCCCAAAAGGTCGCTATAGTTTAGATTGATAAAAGCCAATATATAAGGAAAAACGTAGCTAACTAAATCAGACGACCTAGTCTCTACGCGTTTAACTACTATTGTCCTTTTTTTGCGAATAGACTTTAATAATAAAACCGTGATCAACAAAGAAAGTGAAGTTATGCTAACGAAAGATAAAGCTATAATCGGATTTTTAAGGGGTAAATTACAATTATTCTGAGCCAGATTAAGACAAAATCTTAGCTTTTCCGAACTAATTGAGAGGTTTTTGACTAGCAAAATCAAAGCTAGCGGCACATATGACCCAAGAAAAAGAACGAACGAGAATAAAACTTTAGGCGTCATTAGCTTTGCTTTACTTCTACCGGAAGCTAGGCTTATACAGCAGCGGAGCCCTCAGGGATCATTCTCAAGATAACTTGCGTCAATATTAAGCTATAGGGGTTAGGTATTAGCCTGCCCACGGTTTAGACCGTGCCACTCAAGTCGTTCCTTAAGCCTGACAAATTTGATCACCCAAGCTTCAAGGACGTCGCTCTGATGCGCCGATATACTGACAGGTCACGTTTAAGACATGAACCGCCCCGGGTTTACCGGAGACTCGTGGGTTTGAGTCATGCCACTTTGGCAGACCCGGCGATTGTGTCATAGAAGTTGGCTTCAGCCTCGGCCGGCGGCATATCACCGATCGGCTCGAACAGCCGCTGATTATTGAACCAGTCGACCCAGTCCAGCACCGCGAACTCGACGGCGGCAAGGTGAGGCCACGGCCCGTCGTGCTGACGGATGACTTCCGTCTTGAACAGGCCGATCACGGTCTCGGCCAGCGCGTTATCGTATGAACTGCCGACGCGGCCGGCCGACGGGGTGATACCGACATCCGCCAGGCGTTCGCTATAGCGAATTGACAGGTATTGCACCCCGCGGTCGGTGTGCTGAATCAGGCGCTGGCCGGGTTGCCGGTCATGGATGGCCTGCTCGAGCGCGTCGAGCACGAGGCCCGTGTTGGGGGCGCTCGAAACGCGCCAGCCGACAATGCGACGCGCGAACGCATCGATAACAAACGCTGCATAAACAAAGCCGTGCCGGGTCGGGCAGTACGTAAAATCGGCCACCCAGAGCCGATCGGGTCGGGCGGCTGTGAAGTCACGCTGGACGTGGTCGCCCGGGCTCGGTTGGTTGGGGTCGGAAGTGGTCGTTTTCGGCGTGCGCCCGCGCACAGCGCCTTGCAAGCCCATCTGACGCATCAGACGCTCGACCGTGCACCGAGCCACCGACCAACCCTCACGCTGCAACTGCAGCCAGACTTTGCGGGCGCCATAGACGCAACGATTGGCCTCCCAGACCTGCTGGATGGCGTCGCTCAAGACCCTCTCACGTCGGTCCCGCTTCGAACGGCGAGCCGGGTCGGTTTGCCGGGCCTTGGCGGCATAGTAGGTCGACGGTGCGATCGGCAGCACACGGCAGATCGGCCCGACACCGTAGACCCGGCGATAATCGTCGATGAACGTCACCATCACTTGTGTCGGCGGTCGAGCTCCGCCTGGGCAAAATAGGCCGAAGCCTTGCGCAGGATCTCATTGGCCCGTTTCAACTCACGGTTCTCACGCTCAAGCGCCTTGATGCGCTCGCGCTCTTCCGTGCTCTGGCCATTGCGCAGCCCGCGGTCCCGTTCGGCCTGGCGAACCCAACTGCGCAGCGTCTCGGGCGTACAGCCGATCTTGCCGGCGATCGAACCGATCGCCGCCCACTGCGAGCTGTAGTCCGCCTGATGCTCAAAGACCATGCGAACCGCTCGTTCACGGACTTCCGGGGAATAAGGTTTCCGCTGTTTCATGCTCCAATTCTCTCAAGAGTTGGAGTCTCCAGCATTCCCGGGGCGGTTCAACACGCTACTGGGCATCTATACGCTTAATGGATAGCCTAATTGAACCTTGATTATTGCCGTACAGCAACCAAGCGTCGTTCATATAGCAATACAGATAACCAGACTGAACATTCTGTTCTCCAGCGGGAGGCCAACTTGTCGACTCACCGATCAAGAAGGTCGTGTGCTCAGCCGGTGTGCCATCTCGACCCGGGTTCCCACAGTCACTAATTGCACCAATCAGTGCTCCCCACGGGTTTGCGCCATCACGCCTAGTACCGACGAGTTCGGCATGCTGGTCATCAGTTAATTGCCGGTACCAATCGCCCACTGCACCGGTGAGCTTTTCGATCCCGTGCTTAACGTGAACCATTAGCGACGTCGACAATGTCCGCTTTTCACCAACACCGTTTGGCGACGTTTCATCATCACCATTCGCCCATTTTCCAGAGGCAGTTAGTTCGTACTGAGTTCCGGGCTCCATGTAGATCCCAGTCGAATTCCACCGCTCCTGAGCCTCAATCAAAATCGTTTCGCTATCACCAGGTTCAAGTACCTTGGTCGCCCAGTAACTCGGCTCAGTGATAGGCGGGTAGTTCGTGCCGGACGAGTGCCGACTCATGGAAAATATCCTCCGCGTTCTTACTGCGAAGATGCGGAACGTTTCTTGGCTGGTTTCGGAGGTGCGCGAAAATGCCGGTGAGTGAATCATGCCGCACATCCCACGCATTCGGAATTACTTCCTTCCTGCCGTCCTGTTCCTCAACAATGCCAGGGCGAAACTGGAGCTCTGCGTGTTGTGCTTCGTGAATCATCCAGTCTAGCGCTCCATCCGAGAGACCCGTCTCTCTATAACCTCCGCCTACATCACAATGCACACCAGGAAACCAGACTTGGCGTGCATCTGGGTGCTGTTCGAGAGTAGACGCCTCCCACAATGTCGGCATGAAGCTAGCACGTCGCTCATCAATCGCGACCGCATGGCGAGCAATCTTAACGGCGGGCGTCAGTCTGGTATTAAAAAACTGATAGCGCTTCGGATCATCCAATACGCCGAGTAAATGCATATGATCTGGAACGCCCAAAGCGCCGACGGTATCCCAGACTCCAAGAAAGTGGATCGGTAGTTTTGCGCCTTCGGCAAAAAACTCGGCATTTTGGCTGTCTGCGTTTGTTTCGTCACGATATGCCGAATAAGCTCTATCGACGTCCTCTCGCGCCTTATCCCCGGTCACCGGGCTTAGATTGAGCAATCCAACCGAGTGAATCATGCCAACTAGGCTTCGAGCTGTGTAGGCACCACGGCTGAACCCAAAAATGTAGATTCGATCCTCTGGCTGATAGTTGTTCCCGAGCCATTGATAAGCTTCCTTGATGTGCTTATCTAGCCCGATGCCCATCGCACCCCCTGCTACGCGTTGCCACCAATGCTCTTCAGTTCCGACACCGCTGTGATAGTACTTCCTCTGCTCCGTACCATCGGCGGAGTGGTCCGCAATCGCATTGTGAATACGCGCGACATTCGATGGCGTTAGAACACCACCCTCCCGCTGATCGGCTGTATCCCAAGTACCATCACAGCACAAGACAAGCTTCTTAGGCATCGAAGTCCCCCTCGTAAAATTCGCCCTAGCAAATGACAACAACTCAAAAG is from Salinisphaera sp. LB1 and encodes:
- a CDS encoding PEGA domain-containing protein codes for the protein MHIQKTIFQSVAITISAIGLSGCATMTKGSHQDVKISSTPGDAQVSLDGTTIGHTPIKASMSRKTDHTVRLTHSGYLPYVATFHHNTRHSAGVRFLLNGWAGMAINHMSGAEYSIKPDHLDAKMTAKPPVGPVPAAASSSRQASSVAVGTAASGS
- a CDS encoding gamma-glutamylcyclotransferase, with product MTRSDPRHRPLPNGITREVLERDELRQALATAHPDVAMISDEQMQDSIQAMLAQRPPAADLDMGVWVFGYGSLLWNPCVPVAKWLDVLLYGFHRDFRIRLTHGRGSAEAPGLMLGLVPGGSCRGMALRLPPDDLEHELLMIWRREMLTGVYTPRWVTLYDRGGASLPAMTFVANTAHHSFCGRLEDSAVIDMLATGHGMIGSAAEYLNSTVAHLDEQGIHDHRLRSLRARVNAAVVARNASD
- a CDS encoding LysR family transcriptional regulator, coding for MRHRTLDLKALQSFVTVVSTGSFTTAAQQLNYSQSAVSMQLRRLESELGVALLARNARTIEPTRPGREVLGYAREMLRLNGELRGRLAEREVAGTVRLGLPVDYAPYIPGTLTLFAERYPLVEMEVRSDLSVNLIEQTRAGDIDMAIVTRESDASGGVRLRREPLVWVSAPGATAHLQSPLPLALSLQGVCAFRTAATARLDAAGRRWRTAYESQAFATQRIPVSVGLAVTVAIPSLLGSDLEILDPDTTGLPELPTMDIRLHRSPGRASRAADCLAELLIERIRDHRHVG
- a CDS encoding DMT family transporter — protein: MRGIDPFYKPTWRIVILSGVVVLLWGLTAWLRMLAGNIPPLELTGIALAGAAASSRLLPGTYGAFRTAVRDHRWYAWVVVVAGLIGGAAFYFAALAYAPAAQVVVITYSWPLLFAMASDVYSGRRPAPTTFVSLLLGLAGVFVMHGSMQAPSPGAWLGYVGGLASGLCWVAYSLFLQVYSRPVGSAYPAFFTAAAVTALALQAAIGGLVWPATVGAWVASAMLGIGPYGLGFVAWGHVVRHGHPRIVPVLPYAVPAVAAITLVMAGRAQPTLFLFAGCVLVTIACVVSTRVRTL
- a CDS encoding transposase → MPRYSEERRQAVVAKLLPPHALSAYEVADQEGIPVATLYKWRKEARAEGRCLPNASDQGVEGWSSQDKFAAVVESAAMNGEQIAEYCRRRGLFPEQLQRWRHDCEQAASLSHEDRRQEAAQTREQRRRIRDLERELKRKDAALAETAALLTLSKKARAIWGDEES
- a CDS encoding Kiwa anti-phage protein KwaB-like domain-containing protein, whose product is MKNADFYIIKVVDDQGGALLSGRKVDNSWSAKKMIGGINTFFVDEELTLNEQPAFNISKYVDFFILDETIFVRSKGSFETVASYKNAHKQDFVDLIEENEFNEVFSDLTHIREYVGNNKMQLRRASAIRQKGHYKNAQFMENLRLNAQQYGLDIEFDEFNQIIPTAENCRDIFQALLDHRLASGFSHNIYDVPDASTVGRQR
- a CDS encoding ISL3 family transposase, which translates into the protein MAATIPSWIVGLRGQCVKGVAWDEARGTLVFHCDRDRRFVPVDHRSGARGTVNRRLRREVQDLPIWGRSVTLSIAYCQLKIGATDRRMERLSFVEPGHGFTRRYARFVSQLARHISIAAVAAYTGLAWRTVKAMDERALTRDLPALDPGALTGLRHLGVDEVARAKGHDYLTIVYDLESGDLVWVTEGRRKAGLTAFFDQLDEPVAQGIEAVAMDMWKPFEQAVAEALPNAAIVFDRFHVMQQYSKVIDTVRRTEFKRATHADKQVLVGSRYLLLKNAERLSDSQAARLDRLLAVNGPLNAVYALKEQLQQLWHAPASFTVMGQRLDAWCALAEATGLAPMKRFVAMLQRHRTGICNYAAHPITTARLEGGHVAIGLIRKRARGLLDTEYFKLKIRQSATPEPPLGLYALTG
- a CDS encoding IS3 family transposase (programmed frameshift), coding for MKQRKPYSPEVRERAVRMVFEHQADYSSQWAAIGSIAGKIGCTPETLRSWVRQAERDRGLRNGQSTEERERIKALERENRELKRANEILRKASAYFCPGGARPPTQVMVTFIDDYRRVYGVGPICRVLPIAPSTYYAAKARQTDPARRSKRDRRERVLSDAIQQVWEANRCVYGARKVWLQLQREGWSVARCTVERLMRQMGLQGAVRGRTPKTTTSDPNQPSPGDHVQRDFTAARPDRLWVADFTYCPTRHGFVYAAFVIDAFARRIVGWRVSSAPNTGLVLDALEQAIHDRQPGQRLIQHTDRGVQYLSIRYSERLADVGITPSAGRVGSSYDNALAETVIGLFKTEVIRQHDGPWPHLAAVEFAVLDWVDWFNNQRLFEPIGDMPPAEAEANFYDTIAGSAKVA
- a CDS encoding DUF2235 domain-containing protein — encoded protein: MPKKLVLCCDGTWDTADQREGGVLTPSNVARIHNAIADHSADGTEQRKYYHSGVGTEEHWWQRVAGGAMGIGLDKHIKEAYQWLGNNYQPEDRIYIFGFSRGAYTARSLVGMIHSVGLLNLSPVTGDKAREDVDRAYSAYRDETNADSQNAEFFAEGAKLPIHFLGVWDTVGALGVPDHMHLLGVLDDPKRYQFFNTRLTPAVKIARHAVAIDERRASFMPTLWEASTLEQHPDARQVWFPGVHCDVGGGYRETGLSDGALDWMIHEAQHAELQFRPGIVEEQDGRKEVIPNAWDVRHDSLTGIFAHLRNQPRNVPHLRSKNAEDIFHESALVRHELPAYH